The segment TCTCGCATTCATCCTATAGTCCCACCGTGAGCACGATCGCCCCACCTACACCCATTACGATTCGGGTAGCTCAATATCGGGATTTGCCAGGGTTGGCAACTCTGTTAGTAGATAGCTTCCATTCTCACCATGGCTTCTTGCGGCTACTGAGACCAATTTTGCGGCTAGGTGCTCAAGAAGATCTACGTCTGCGCCTAGGACGAGCTTCTTCCTCCTACTTGTGCCTAGTGGCTGTTACGTCGGTGATGACTCGCCCAGCTACCCTGGGGTCAGCTCCTCGCGCTCACGAGCAGGTGGTGGGCACGATCGAACTCACGGTGCAAACGGCTGCCCCTCGGCACAGTCACCAAGGGCAGTACCTCTATATCTCCAGTTTGGCCGTTCATCGCCATTACCGCCGCTGTGGCATCGCTCGCCAGCTTTTG is part of the Cyanobacteriota bacterium genome and harbors:
- a CDS encoding GNAT family N-acetyltransferase — its product is MISFSHSSYSPTVSTIAPPTPITIRVAQYRDLPGLATLLVDSFHSHHGFLRLLRPILRLGAQEDLRLRLGRASSSYLCLVAVTSVMTRPATLGSAPRAHEQVVGTIELTVQTAAPRHSHQGQYLYISSLAVHRHYRRCGIARQLLVNCEKTARIMGFSDLYLHVIEGNKPAQALYQRMGYQLERYDPDLLALLPGQPQRLLLRKHLPKLSPTAATPVTP